The nucleotide window GCTTCACGCAGCAGGCCGCTGCGTGCCGACAGTGCGCCGGTAAAGGCCCCTTTCACGTGGCCGAACAGCGTGGACATGGCGTTATCACCGCGCAGGGTCGCGCAGTTGACGGAAACCAGCTTGCCGGAAACCTGATGGCGTGACTGCTTAAGCTGATAAATGCGGTTCGCGAGGAACGACTTACCCGCGCCGGTGGGGCCGGTCAGCAGGATAGGTGCTGTGGAACGGAGCGCCACGCGTTCAATCTTGTCGATAAGACTGTTAAAGGTGGCGTTTCGCGTATCAATGCCCGCTTTCAGAAATGATATTGACTGCTGCTGCTCGCGCTGAAAGCGGTTGGTGAGGGTCGTGTAGCGACTTAAATCCAGGTCGATAATTGAGTAAGTTCCGGCTGCGATCTCCTCAGGAGAGGCTTCTTTTCTGGCAGGTCCAGTCTGTAAAAGGCTGGCGGGAAGATAGCGGGCTTCTGTCAGCAGGAACCAGCAGATCTGCGCCACATGCGTGCCGGTGGTGATGTGGACGAAATACTCTTCGTGCTCGGTATCAAAAGTGTACTGGGTGGCAAAATCGAGAAATGCGGCATAAACATCTTCGAAATCCCACGGATCTTCAATGATTACCGTGCTGGGACGTACCTCGGTATGGGGGGAAACCAGCACAATATCTTGCGCCAGTTGCTGGGCCATGCCGAGATCTCGCGGTTGATGAAGCAACTCCAGCCTGTCGACCGGGAAATCCGGCTGTTGGCACAGCCCAACGGTCGGTCGCCATTTGCGAAAGCGATTAGCCCGTTTTCCCCGTTTATCCATCACGGTGCCAAGCACCCCGATTACCACCCGTCGCTTCTTCATATTTATCCAGAAAGATAATTATTGATAGTAAAGGATAAAAAATATTGAGCCGAACGGCAATGGATGAAAATAGTGGTCAATAAAAATCCATTAATAATTAATGAAATAAAAAAATAAAACGATGATTTTTGTTTTTTGGCACGATTCTGGCAATACAGATAACGTCACGACGTTGAGCACACAGGGGGTTAAGGCCCCGTCGGCGCATCAGGAACGGCAAGGCTGTTTTCCGGGGGCGTTCCGTCAACCAATGACACACAGAAGGGTTCGATTCCCGATTCATTCTCCCAATGAAAACTGGTCGTAAACATCAAAGTAAAAACGGGGTATTGCGCAGTCAGCAATCCCAATGAAGGCCGCCGGTAACGGTGCCGGATCGCAGGCGAAAAGGCATTCCCCTGTGATTTCGTGCCTGCACCCGCGCCTGACTTTAAGGAATATAAAATGGCTAAAAAAATCACGATAAAAAAAGGTCAGTTAGGACTGGTAGCAAAAGCTGGCGATTATTACCGGGTACTGGAGGCGGGCGAACACCGTCTGGGGTGGTTCAATACGGACGACGTGCTGGTGGTGAGCCAGGACGGCAGTGAGGTGCCGGATGCGCTGGCGGATTATCTGCGCCGCTTTCAGCCTGACTGGGTGGCACGTTACTGCCTGGCGGTTGATCTTACTGCGGATGAAATCGGGGTGTTATCGAACAACGGTGTATTGCAGGAGATTGTGCCGCCTTGTACACGTTGTCTGTACTGGCAGCAGGATGCTGCGTTGACCCTGAAAAGAATCGATACCCGCGACGTGCAGGTGCCGGTGGATGTGATGAATGCTGCTCTGCAACCGCGTCGTAATGGCGCGGTAAAGGGGCGCGACGCGATGCTGGTCGTACAGGTACCTGCCTGGCACGTTGGGGTGGTGAAAATCGACGGAGAAATTCAGGCACTGTTACCGCCGGGCCTGACGGCATACTGGAAAATTAACCATCTCGTAGAGGCAGAGGTAGTGGATACACGCCTTCAGGTGGTGGAAGTGAGTGGGCAGGAGATCCTGACGAAGGACAAAGTTAACCTGCGCCTGAATCTGGCGGCCAACTGGCGCTACGGCGACGTGCTGCAGGCGTGCGGACAGCTTACGAAACCGTTGGAACATTTGTACCGCGAACTCCAGTTCGCACTGCGTGAGGCGGTCGGCACCCGCACTCTCGATGAGTTACTGGAAGATAAGCAGATCATTGATGAGGTGGTCAGCAAACAGGTGCAAGGCCGCCTGTTACCCTTTGGAATGGAAATTGCGTCACTTGGGGTAAAAGACATTGTTTTACCTGGTGATATGAAAACGATTTTATCCCGTCTGGTAGAGGCTGAAAAATCGGCCCAGGCGAATGTTATTCGCCGACGCGAAGAAACGGCGGCGACACGATCGCTGTTAAACACCGCAAAGGTGATGGAGAACAACCCGGTGGCGCTGCGTTTAAAAGAGCTGGAAACCCTGGAAAGGGTCGCGGAACGTATCGACAAAATTTCGGTATTTGGTGGTCTGGACCAGGTATTACACGGCCTTGTTAATCTGAAAGGATAGCGCAATGCAACAGAGCGATCTTGAATTACTGACGGCGTCAAACGGCGCACCGATCAATATGTGGACTCACGGCGTTCCCGTGGAGCCAGAGGCGCAATTGCTGAGTACTGCAAAGATGCCGTTTATTTTCAAACACCTTGCGGTGATGCCCGACGTACATCTCGGTAAAGGCTCTAAAGACATCGAGGCAGTGATGGCAGCGCAATCGTCGCTGGTGGAGATCGTTCACACCCTGCGTCAGGTAGTATGTGTAAAAGGATGAAAAATGAGCAACAACGATGTTGATAGCGCGATGCGTGAACGCGTCTGCGGGCAACTTCACGATGTAGAGCAGCGCTATAACGTGCGCGTGCTCTACGCCTGTGAATCAGGCAGTAGGGGATGGGGGGTTGCCTCACCGGATAGCGATTATGATGTGAGGTTTTTGTATGTTCACCGCCCTGAATGGTATCTGCGCGTCGAGTCCCAGCGGGATGTGATCGAGCTGCCGATAGATGATGAACTGGACGTATGTGGCTGGGAATGGCGTAAGGCTCTGGGCCTGTTGAAGGGTGCAAATCCGACGCTAATAGAATGGCTGGATTCCCCTGTTGTCTATCAGGAAGATGAAACGGTGCTGGCCGAGCTGCGCGCGCTGATACCCGCGTGGTTCTCGCCATTGCGCGCCCGCTGGCATTACTTCTCAATGGCCCGGAAAAACTTCCGTGGATATTTACAGGGGGAAACGGTTCGGCTGAAAAAGTATTTTTATGTCCTGCGCCCTTTGCTGGCGGTGCGGTGGGTAGAAGCGGGGAAGGGCGTTCCACCTATGCGTTTTGCCGCACTGCTTGCCGGGAGTGAACTGTGTGCGCCGTTACGTGCGGAAATTGATGCATTGCTGGAAATAAAACAGCGCGCAGGTGAAGCGGAATATGGTCCTAAACGGCCATTAATCCACGCTTTTTTGCAAAGTGAGCTGGTGAGAGGAGAATTACCGCCGGTACTACCCGACAGCAGTGAAGGAGATTTAAAAGATCTGGATTCGCTGCTGATGAGAACAGTAATGAAAAGCTAAAGAATGGCCCGGTGGTGAAAACACCCGGGCCATTCTTGCGCTTATTCAAACAAATTCTGATGAAGTTTCTGCACAACCTGCTCCGCCTGATCGGCAGGGACCAGGAAGCAGAGGTTGTAGCTGGACGCGCCATAGCAAATCATGCGGATGTTGAACGGATCGAGTACGCCGAAGACCTCTTTGCCTACGCCGCAGGCGCGGGACAGCTTATTACCGATGATGGCAACCAGCGCCAGGTTCTCTTCCACTTCAACGCGGCACAGCTCAGACAGCTCAATCAGCAGCGACTGCGTCAGCAGGGTGTCGCCAGTAGAAGTAGAGCCGGTCGTATCCAGCGTCAGCGCGATGCTGACTTCAGAGGTGGTGATCAGATCCACGGAGATATTGTGGCGCGCCAGAATACCAAATACTTCAGCCAGGAAGCCGCGGGAGTGCAGCATATTCAGGCTGTGCAGCGTCACCAGCGTCTGACGGCGACGCAGGGCGATCGCGCGGAACAGCGGTGGGTTTTCGGTTTTCTTACACACCAGCGTACCGCCCGCCTTCGGGTCTTTACTGGAACCGACGAAGACCGGGATATCGCTGCGTACGGCAGGCAGCAACGTCGCCGGGTGCAGCACTTTCGCACCGAAGGTGGCCATTTCCGCAGCTTCTTCAAATGCGATCACATCAATACGTTTTGCCGCAGAAACCACGCGCGGGTCGGTGGTGTAAATGCCCGGAACGTCAGTCCAGATATCCACACGGGTGGCATGCAGAGCTTCACCCAGCAGAGCCGCGGTGTAGTCACTGCCACCACGGCCAAGCGTGGTGGTACGGCCTTTGGCTTCGCTGCCAATAAAGCCCTGAGTGATCACCATGCCTTCTGCCAGGCGCGGAACCAGTTGCTGATGGGTCAGTTCGGCCAGAACCTCAACGTCCGGCTCGGCGCGGCCAAAGCGATCGCTGGTGCGCATAATTTTACGCACGTCAAACCACTGCGCCTGAACGTTACGTGCGCGCAGGATCTCAACGAACAGCAGGGTAGACATCAGTTCACCGTGGCTGACCAGCTCGTCAGTCAGGGCAGTGGACGTTGCCAGGGAAGCCGCTTCTGCCAGAGTGGTGATATTTTCCAGCAGGCGTTCCACTTCCTCGCGGATCACGTTCGGGTTTTGCAAACGTTCAAGGATGTTGAACTGAATTTTGCGCAGTGCATCCAGCTTCACGAAACGTTCGGTCGCTTCCAGTCCTTCAGATAGAGAAACCAACAGGTTCGTCACGCCAGCGGAGGCAGAAAGCACCACCAGGCGGGTATTCGGATCGGCCAGCACCACATCGGCGCTGCGGTTCATGGCATCGTAATCAGCCACACTGGTGCCGCCAAACTTGGCGACCACAAAACTCGTCATAACAACCTCGTGTCAGGGAATGAATAAAGCGACCTTGGCACAAGAATGATACGAAAACAGGTGCAGGCGCGAAATACGGCCCTATAAATAAAATGTGGGGGAGGTCCTGTCAATGCTGGGATTATGCGGATTTTTTATGGGGGGGTACCCCTCAGTAACAGGACTTATAACAGAGCCATATTTTATGCTCCATTTTAGCCCATTTTGGGCGACATTTCGCCGCTCCTGGAGGCCATTCCAGCAGCTATACTTTTTGGGTCTTTTCACCTGTGTTTGATGCAGGCCAGGGCAATGGCATAAAAACCATCACAATTTTTATTTGCAGGCGCTACAATCGACCGCAGTCACAATTCTCAAATCAGAAGAGTATTGCTAATGAAAAACATCAACCCAACGCAGACCGCTGCCTGGCAGGCACTACAGAAACATTTTGATGAAATGAAAGACGTCACCATCGCGGATTTGTTCGCGAAAGATGCCGATCGTTTCAATAAGTTCTCCGCGACCTTCGATGACCTGATGCTGGTGGATTTCTCCAAAAACCGCATTACCGAAGAAACGCTGGCGAAACTGCAGGATCTGGCGAAAGAGACAGAGCTGGCAGATGCCATCAAATCCATGTTCTCCGGTAAGAAGATCAACCGCACTGAAGACCGTGCTGTGCTGCACGTGGCGCTGCGTAACCGTAGCAATACTCCAATCATCGTTGACGGCAAAGATGTGATGCCGGAAGTGAACGCGGTGCTGGAAAAGATGAAAGCGTTCTCTGAAGCGATCATCTCCGGAAGCTGGAAAGGCTACACTGGCAAAGCGATCACTGACGTGGTGAACATTGGTATCGGCGGTTCTGACCTCGGCCCATTCATGGTGACCGAAGCGCTGCGCCCATACAAAAACCACCTCAACATGCACTTTGTCTCTAACGTCGATGGTACCCACATCGCTGAAGTGCTGAAGAACGTGAACCCGGAAACCACCCTGTTCCTGGTCGCGTCTAAAACCTTCACCACTCAGGAAACCATGACCAACGCCCACAGCGCACGCGACTGGTTCCTGAAAACTGCGGGCGACAACAAGCACGTCGCAAAACACTTCGCGGCGCTGTCTACCAACGGCAAAGCGGTGGGTGAGTTCGGTATCGACACGGCGAACATGTTCGAGTTCTGGGACTGGGTTGGTGGCCGCTACTCTCTGTGGTCGGCAATCGGTCTGTCCATCATCCTGTCCGTTGGCTTCGACAACTTCGTTGAGCTGCTCTCCGGCGCGCACGCGATGGATAAACACTTCTCCACCACGGCACCTGAGAAAAACCTGCCAGTGCTGCTGGCGCTGATCGGTATCTGGTACAACAACTTCTTCGGTGCTGAAACTGAAGCTATCCTGCCGTACGACCAGTACATGCACCGCTTTGCCGCTTACTTCCAGCAGGGCAACATGGAATCCAACGGTAAATACGTTGACCGTAGCGGCAACGCGGTGGATTACCAGACTGGCCCAATCATCTGGGGTGAGCCAGGCACCAACGGCCAGCATGCGTTCTACCAGCTGATTCACCAGGGCACCAAAATGGTACCGTGCGATTTCATCGCCCCGGCTATCACCCATAACCCGCTGTCCGACCACCATCCGAAGCTGCTGTCTAACTTCTTCGCCCAGACCGAAGCGCTGGCGTTCGGTAAGTCTCGCGAGGTGGTGGAGCAGGAATACCGTGACCAGGGCAAAGATCCGGCTACCCTGGATCACGTTGTGCCGTTCAAAGTGTTCGAAGGTAACCGTCCAACCAACTCCATCCTGCTGCGCGAAATGACCCCGTTCAGCCTGGGGGCGCTGATTGCCCTGTACGAGCACAAGATCTTCACTCAGGGTGCTATCCTGAACATCTTCACCTTTGACCAGTGGGGCGTTGAGCTGGGTAAACAGCTGGCAAACCGCATTCTGCCAGAGCTGGGTGACGATAAAGCAATTAACAGCCACGACAGCTCGACAAATGGTTTGATTAATCGTTATAAAGCATGGCGTGCGTAATTAATATGTCATGAAAAATGCCGGCGGAATGCCGGCATTTTTTTATCGGATAATTCCTGATGTCTGTTATTTACCTCAAAAACTTGCTCTGAGTTTTATCCGAAAAACACCATTACTCCATTAATCATCGCAGTTTATTTTAGGAATATACGGAGAATGCATTTATCAGAATTTAATTATATCTTGTTGATTTTCAATCATTTAATATTTAATTAAATATTCTTCTATTTCAATTTTATCCAATAATCCGAAAACTCCCCCCCTATTTATCCGCACGGTAATCCACCCGCATTAGTTGTGTATACTCGAATCCGCCTGAAATTCTTTTTGGGCAAACCTCCATTCATTCAATGAAGGGAAATTGTTATGAAGAAAGTACTGTATGGCATTTTTGCCATATCTGCGCTTGCGGTGACATCTGTTTATGCTGCTCCGGTTCAGGTTGGGGAAGCGGCAGGTTCGGCTGCGACGTCTGCGTCTGCGGGAAGTTCTACCGCAGCCAGCGCCAGCACCGTAAGTTCAGCCGTGGGTGTCGCGCTGGCGGCAACCGGTGGCGGTGATGGCTCCAATACCGGAACCACGACCACCACGACGACCAGCACCCGGTAATAGCGGGTGTTTTAATCATAACCACACTTCGGTGTGGTTATTCTGATTTTTCAGGGACCTGCGGGACCTGTAGGAACCATACGGAGAAGAGTCGTGAAGCGACCAGGGATCATCCTGATTTGCCTGCTCTTGCAGGCATGCTCAGCCACTACCAAAGGGCTGGGGAACTCGCTGTGGGACAGCATTTTCGGCACGCCTGGCGTGCATCTGACGGATGACGAGCTGCAGAACATGCCGTATGCCAGCCAGTACATGCAGTTAAACGATGGTCCTCAACTGTTTGTGGTGCTCGCTTTCGATGAAAACGGGCAGCAGAAATGGGTGACGCAGGATCAGGCCACCATCGTGACGCAGCATAGCCGTATTGTGAAAACGCTGCTCGGTGGCGACAACCTGCTTGAGGTGAACAACCTTGCCGCCGACCCCCTCATCAAACCGCATCAAATCACCGACGGTGCAAGCTGGACGCGCACGATGGGCTGGACAGAACACAAGCAGGTACGCTACGCCACTGCCCGCTCAACCTTCCGCTGGGACGGTACAGACAGCATCAACATGGGCAGCGACGAAACGCAGGTTCGCGTGCTGGATGAAGAGGTGACCACTGACCAGGCCACCTGGCATAACCGCTTCTGGGTGGATGACGAAGGGCAGATCCGCCAGTCATTGCAGTATCTCGGGGCCGGTTTCTTCCCGGTCAAAACGACCCTGATCAAGGCTGCGAAATCATGAAAATACTCATCCGCGCTGTGCTGATCGCAAGCTTTGCCACGCCGCTCGCCTGGTCTGCCGGGACGGTGAAGGTCTACATGCCGGACAGCGCACAACCCAAAACCCTGACCAACGCCGGGCATTTGCTCGATCTCGTCGGCCAGCCAAAACTGGCGAACAGCTGGTGGCCGGGAGCCGTTATCAGCGAGCGACAGGCAACGGTGGCGGCGGAACAAAAGCACAGCGCGCTGCTCGCCAGATTAACGGGGCTGGCAGAGCAGGAAGGGGGCGACGATGCGGCAGCCATTAACAGCATGCGCCAGCAGCTTCAGGCGCTGAAGGTTACCGGGCGTCTGAAAATCAATCTTGATCCGGATGAAGTCCGCGTGGTGGAAAACGGCAACCCAACGCTGGAAGGGGACTACGCGCTCTGGCTTCCGGTGGAGCCTTCCACCGTCACCGTGATGGGGCTTATCAGCCGTCCGGGAAAACTGTCCTTTACGCCGGGACGCGATGTCGCGAGCTATCTCGATGAGCAGAGCTTGCTGAGCGGGGCAGATAACAGCTACGCATGGGTGATTTACCCCGACGGGCGCACGCAAAAAGCCCCGGTGGCCTACTGGAATAAACGCCATATCGAACCCATGCCCGGCAGCGTGATTTTCGTCGGTTTTGCCGACCACTCCTGGACGAAGGCGTATGACGGGATTAACGCCGATATCCTTCGCTCCCTGATACAGCGGATACCGGATTAATGAAAAAAACATATCTCTACAGCATGCTGGCACTGTGCGTCAGTGCCGCCTGCCATGCAGAAACGTATCCGGCACCCATTGGCCCGTCTCAGTCAGACTTCGGTGGCGTCGGTTTACTGCAAACGCCCACCGCGCGCATGGCGCGTGACGGGGAGTTGAGTCTTAACTATCGTGATAACGATCAGTACCGCTACTACTCTGCGTCGGTGCAGCTATTCCCGTGGCTTGAAACCACGCTGCGCTATACCGATGTGCGCACCAAAAAGTACAGTAGCGTCGAGGCTTTCTCCGGCGATCAAACCTACAAAGATAAAGCTTTCGACGTAAAACTGCGCCTGTGGGAAGAGAGCTACTGGATGCCGCAGGTTTCCGTTGGCGCACGCGATATCGGCGGTACGGGTCTGTTTGATGCGGAATATGTTGTGGCCAGTAAAGCCTGGGGGCCGTTTGATTTCTCACTTGGTCTCGGCTGGGGCTATCTGGGAACCAGCGGTAACGTGAAAAACCCGTTCTGCTCCTATAGCGAAAAGTACTGCTATCGGGATAACAGCTACCAGAAAGCGGGTTCCATCAACGGCGACCAGATGTTCCACGGCCCGGCCTCACTGTTTGGCGGTGTCGAATACCAGACACCCTGGCAGCCACTACGCCTGAAACTTGAGTATGAAGGCAATAACTACAGCGAAGATTTCGCCGGGAAGATTGAGCAGAAGAGCAAGTTTAACGTCGGGGCCATTTACCGCGTCACTGACTGGGCCGACGTTAACCTCAGCTACGAGCGCGGCAACACCGTGATGTTTGGTGTGACGTTACGTACCAACTTTAACGATATGCGGCCGCACTATAACGACAACGCGCGGCCTGCTTATCAGCCGGAACCGCAGGATGCCATCATTCAGCACTCCGTGGTGGCGAA belongs to Enterobacter cloacae and includes:
- a CDS encoding transcriptional regulator; translated protein: MKKRRVVIGVLGTVMDKRGKRANRFRKWRPTVGLCQQPDFPVDRLELLHQPRDLGMAQQLAQDIVLVSPHTEVRPSTVIIEDPWDFEDVYAAFLDFATQYTFDTEHEEYFVHITTGTHVAQICWFLLTEARYLPASLLQTGPARKEASPEEIAAGTYSIIDLDLSRYTTLTNRFQREQQQSISFLKAGIDTRNATFNSLIDKIERVALRSTAPILLTGPTGAGKSFLANRIYQLKQSRHQVSGKLVSVNCATLRGDNAMSTLFGHVKGAFTGALSARSGLLREADGGVLFLDEIAELGLDEQAMLLKAIEEKTFFPFGSDKEVHSDFQLIAGTHRDMRQWVAEGRFREDLYARINMWSFALPGLAQRKEDITPNVDYELQRFSRESQTQIRFDKEAREGYLTFACSSRALWRGNFRELSASVARMATLAERGRITQDLVLEEISRLQTDWQTDMPQPATCMEIDLFDQRQLETVLEVCRRSASLSEAGRELFAVSRLKKANPNDADRLRKYLARFSLSWESIRT
- a CDS encoding nucleotidyltransferase yields the protein MSNNDVDSAMRERVCGQLHDVEQRYNVRVLYACESGSRGWGVASPDSDYDVRFLYVHRPEWYLRVESQRDVIELPIDDELDVCGWEWRKALGLLKGANPTLIEWLDSPVVYQEDETVLAELRALIPAWFSPLRARWHYFSMARKNFRGYLQGETVRLKKYFYVLRPLLAVRWVEAGKGVPPMRFAALLAGSELCAPLRAEIDALLEIKQRAGEAEYGPKRPLIHAFLQSELVRGELPPVLPDSSEGDLKDLDSLLMRTVMKS
- a CDS encoding aspartokinase; its protein translation is MTSFVVAKFGGTSVADYDAMNRSADVVLADPNTRLVVLSASAGVTNLLVSLSEGLEATERFVKLDALRKIQFNILERLQNPNVIREEVERLLENITTLAEAASLATSTALTDELVSHGELMSTLLFVEILRARNVQAQWFDVRKIMRTSDRFGRAEPDVEVLAELTHQQLVPRLAEGMVITQGFIGSEAKGRTTTLGRGGSDYTAALLGEALHATRVDIWTDVPGIYTTDPRVVSAAKRIDVIAFEEAAEMATFGAKVLHPATLLPAVRSDIPVFVGSSKDPKAGGTLVCKKTENPPLFRAIALRRRQTLVTLHSLNMLHSRGFLAEVFGILARHNISVDLITTSEVSIALTLDTTGSTSTGDTLLTQSLLIELSELCRVEVEENLALVAIIGNKLSRACGVGKEVFGVLDPFNIRMICYGASSYNLCFLVPADQAEQVVQKLHQNLFE
- the pgi gene encoding glucose-6-phosphate isomerase, with product MKNINPTQTAAWQALQKHFDEMKDVTIADLFAKDADRFNKFSATFDDLMLVDFSKNRITEETLAKLQDLAKETELADAIKSMFSGKKINRTEDRAVLHVALRNRSNTPIIVDGKDVMPEVNAVLEKMKAFSEAIISGSWKGYTGKAITDVVNIGIGGSDLGPFMVTEALRPYKNHLNMHFVSNVDGTHIAEVLKNVNPETTLFLVASKTFTTQETMTNAHSARDWFLKTAGDNKHVAKHFAALSTNGKAVGEFGIDTANMFEFWDWVGGRYSLWSAIGLSIILSVGFDNFVELLSGAHAMDKHFSTTAPEKNLPVLLALIGIWYNNFFGAETEAILPYDQYMHRFAAYFQQGNMESNGKYVDRSGNAVDYQTGPIIWGEPGTNGQHAFYQLIHQGTKMVPCDFIAPAITHNPLSDHHPKLLSNFFAQTEALAFGKSREVVEQEYRDQGKDPATLDHVVPFKVFEGNRPTNSILLREMTPFSLGALIALYEHKIFTQGAILNIFTFDQWGVELGKQLANRILPELGDDKAINSHDSSTNGLINRYKAWRA